The DNA sequence AAAGAGCTTACTATAGGAACTGCAGGGTATAGCCTTAAGGTCTCTGTTAATGCTGCATGAAGATAATGCATTTGGTCTAGAGCAGCATCATTTATGTTCTCTATAAAATCATTCACACagtatttgatatttttatcaCCAACAAAATCTCTAACTTCTTGTGCTATTTTTTCCTGTATTAGAGGGTTCTTGCATAGCATGTAGAAAAACCACGAGAGTGTATTTGCACTGGTATCTTTGCCAGCAATCATAAAATTCAGAATTATATCTCTCAAATACTTATCATTCATTTGTTCTGGATCCTTCTTGCTTTCCATTAAAAATCTTGAAAGTATGTCCTCCTTGACATGCTatgaaaattaaattgaaagatgaaaaaaataattaagtagaaaataaaaaattaagcacaAAAAAGTAAATGTTATGGCTAATTGAACTCACACAATTTTGGTTCTGCGCTAACAAATTCCTCTTGTTCTTGATAAGTTGATTCACAAAATCATCAATGACTTTAATATTCTTCTTAAGGGCAGCTTCAGAACCGATGctaaaatatctttttaattCCCATATTGGATCTACGAAGCGCCCAAAGGTCAAAGCATTTGACTCATCAAATGCTTTCATGAAAGCACTCCCTTCTTTATTTGATCCCTCCAAGCAATTCAATTCTACCCCAAATCCAACTTTGAATATAGAATCCAAAGTACATGTCATAAACAAATCCTACCAAAAACAAAAGCATATAAGAGAAAGTTTGTCGTAACGCATAATTCATCCAAGACGTACTAAagactttttaaaattattttttattaaaaagacactatgaaagaaaattttaatactttaattttgatttttttcttgCTCGTCTTGTTCTATGTTATGTGTATGTAATTTTCTTGTACATACaaatttataagggtgacaaaagccaataaatattaaagagcTAGATGAGCTAAATAGAAACTCCAAAGTGTGATTATTAAAATACTTCATTGGTTTCATCGGTCAATAATAACCCAAGGTCCTAAACatagtagttgccaaaaacaAAAGTTAGACATGTTAACCAGATAAAACTCACTATTTCATGCTAGCTACTCACTTGTATATCGAAAACCCGACCCGAAAGCCCGGAAACAGCTCCGACGAGTTTATTGGCATTTTCCCTAAAAACAGAGCAACTAAAATCTCTAAGAACTCTtgtagaaaactcaaagctggCAAGCTTCCTCTGCTGCTTCCATTTGTCTCCATCAACTGCAAATATGCCATGGCCA is a window from the Cannabis sativa cultivar Pink pepper isolate KNU-18-1 chromosome 1, ASM2916894v1, whole genome shotgun sequence genome containing:
- the LOC115702094 gene encoding cytochrome P450 704C1; translated protein: MDILSIILTFIAVSFLTIILCFSLLLLKIYTGKSIKDPSYPPVNGTVLNELIYFNKLYDYQTQVATKWSTFRLLAPSHSEVYTTDPRNIEHVLKTNFDKYSKGQTNQLIVTDLLGHGIFAVDGDKWKQQRKLASFEFSTRVLRDFSCSVFRENANKLVGAVSGLSGRVFDIQDLFMTCTLDSIFKVGFGVELNCLEGSNKEGSAFMKAFDESNALTFGRFVDPIWELKRYFSIGSEAALKKNIKVIDDFVNQLIKNKRNLLAQNQNCHVKEDILSRFLMESKKDPEQMNDKYLRDIILNFMIAGKDTSANTLSWFFYMLCKNPLIQEKIAQEVRDFVGDKNIKYCVNDFIENINDAALDQMHYLHAALTETLRLYPAVPINGRCADIDDTLPDGFKVKKGDGVYYISYAMGRMPHLWGEDAEEFRPERWLVNGIFQLESPFKFIAFHGGLRICLGKDFAYRQMKILSIALLRFFRFKLADDTKKVTYRTMFTLHIDGELPVCAISRAAS